GTTTGCTGACGCACTTGTTGTGCTGCGATGTAAATCCCTTCGGGCAAGCGGCATCGCCTGCAATCATGCCAACGAGGGCCAGCAGAAAGGTGATGAGCCACAGGAAGTTCATCTCTGGAAAAGAAGCCAAAGATCGGAAACACTGTAGAGAAACTTTCTTTTCAACACACAGTCCCGTCGAAGAATTCGCACCAAACTCACTTGATTACAGCGGATTGGTATTTTAACTTGAGACAACAGACGGTGCCCGACAAGCTTGAATTATGCTGTTTTTGGACACGAGCGTGGCTTTATATAGGGTTCCATGTTTGGCTTCTGCAATCTTCTTGCTGCTAGCACCGGCCTCTTTTTGGAGGTCCAAATTATTCGTGGTTCCATCGcttgtttttggggagtgTAGATAAGCGGACGCACCATCAGCCCACCACGGTCACCCGATGCTGATAGGATGCGGAGTCGCGTAGGTCAAAGGAACACCACGAATTACGACATCATCGTTTGATTAGAGAGAAAgggttccttttgtttttgtgcgaTAGACTATTTCAAAACATCTATTTCTCTAAAGAATACCCCACATAAATTGCCCAACATCACGCGGCGTAAGTGCCCTTCATGTAAGCTCTAACAAGCTCGACATTCCTCACCATTCGATTTGGCGTGCATAAATGAGTGTGTTTATTTAATAAGCATGACgataaatgcatttttattatgttttgcgTGAATTGTTAAATTTGTAAAAAGTAACGGCAACTTTGAATAAATATATCTTTGACAGTCCGCTGCCGATAATGCAAGAAAATAAGCCAACCGACTCTCCATTCAAGATTGTGCTGCTCCGATTTGTTTTGACAGGCAGGAGAATTATCGGTTCAAAAAAAGTGGAGGAGGCCAGAAAAGTTTTGCCGGAGAAAACCATCGTTTAATAAAAGATGCTGGCTTCTCGTGCGGTTTTGGTCGGTCGATTGCTGAACCGTGCCCTGGGA
The sequence above is a segment of the Anopheles darlingi chromosome 2, idAnoDarlMG_H_01, whole genome shotgun sequence genome. Coding sequences within it:
- the LOC125948651 gene encoding uncharacterized protein LOC125948651, with the protein product MNFLWLITFLLALVGMIAGDAACPKGFTSQHNKCVSKRPVHGDCPKGSSYSAKLNLCVHN